One Pan paniscus chromosome 16, NHGRI_mPanPan1-v2.0_pri, whole genome shotgun sequence DNA segment encodes these proteins:
- the NDN gene encoding necdin: MSEQSKDLSDPNFAAEAPNSEVHSSPGVSEGVPPSATLAEPQSPPLGPTAAPQAAPPPQAPNDEGDPKALQQAAEEGRAHQAPSAAQPGPAPPAPAQLVQKAHELMWYVLVKDQKKMIIWFPDMVKDVIGSYKKWCRSILRRTSLILARVFGLHLRLTSLHTMEFALVKALEPEELDRVALSNRMPMTGLLLMILSLIYVKGRGARESAVWNVLRILGLRPWKKHSTFGDVRKLITEEFVQMNYLKYQRVPYVEPPEYEFFWGSRASREITKMQIMEFLARVFKKDPQAWPSRYREALEEARALREANPTAHYPRSSVSED; the protein is encoded by the coding sequence ATGTCAGAACAAAGTAAGGATCTGAGCGACCCTAACTTTGCAGCCGAGGCCCCCAACTCCGAGGTGCACAGCAGCCCTGGGGTTTCGGAGGGGGTTCCTCCGTCCGCGACCCTGGCAGAGCCGCAGAGCCCTCCTCTAGGCCCGACGGCCGCCCCGCAGGCCGCGCCGCCTCCCCAGGCCCCGAACGACGAGGGCGACCCGAAGGCCCTGCAGCAGGCTGCGGAGGAGGGCCGCGCCCACCAGGCCCCGAGCGCGGCCCAGCCGGGCCCGGCACCGCCAGCCCCGGCGCAGCTGGTGCAGAAGGCGCACGAGCTCATGTGGTACGTGCTGGTCAAGGACCAGAAGAAGATGATCATCTGGTTTCCAGACATGGTGAAAGATGTCATCGGCAGCTACAAGAAGTGGTGCAGGAGCATCCTCCGGCGCACCAGCCTCATCCTCGCCCGGGTGTTCGGGCTGCACCTGAGGCTAACCAGCCTGCACACCATGGAGTTTGCGCTGGTCAAAGCGCTGGAGCCCGAGGAGCTGGACAGGGTGGCGCTGAGCAACCGCATGCCCATGACAGGCCTCCTGCTCATGATCCTGAGCCTCATCTACGTGAAGGGCCGCGGCGCCAGAGAGAGCGCCGTCTGGAACGTGCTGCGCATCCTGGGGCTGCGGCCCTGGAAGAAGCACTCCACCTTCGGGGACGTGCGGAAGCTCATCACTGAGGAGTTCGTCCAAATGAATTACCTGAAGTACCAGCGCGTCCCATACGTGGAGCCGCCCGAATACGAGTTCTTTTGGGGCTCCCGGGCCAGCCGCGAAATCACCAAGATGCAAATCATGGAGTTCCTGGCCAGGGTCTTTAAGAAAGACCCCCAGGCCTGGCCCTCCCGATACAGAGAAGCTCTGGAGGAGGCCAGAGCTCTGCGGGAGGCTAATCCCACTGCCCACTACCCTCGCAGCAGTGTCTCTGAGGACTAG